Proteins from a single region of Amycolatopsis sp. CA-230715:
- the paaC gene encoding 1,2-phenylacetyl-CoA epoxidase subunit PaaC — MSFDNVYEAITEENDERWAFGTGFDDPLSGVDTTVPSGVDGARLAAYCLMLGDDALVFSHRLQQWCTNAPELEDEVALANIALDLLGQARLLLSRAGKADGSGRGEDELAYFRGEQEFRNVRFAELDGGHFGHLIARLVIFSAWRLALLQRLVSSEDPVLAAIADKGVKEVAYHRDYAAQWAVRLGDGTELSHRRMQEGFDAAWSYVDELFQPHPDELVDASSVREEVDAVLDQVFAAATLTRPERPALIGVSGHTGRDGVHTEAMGYLLAELQSVARAHPDATW, encoded by the coding sequence ATGAGCTTCGACAACGTCTACGAGGCGATCACCGAGGAGAACGACGAACGCTGGGCCTTCGGCACCGGGTTCGACGACCCGCTATCCGGTGTGGACACCACCGTCCCGTCCGGTGTGGACGGTGCGAGGCTGGCGGCGTACTGCCTGATGCTCGGCGACGACGCGCTGGTCTTCTCGCACCGGCTTCAGCAGTGGTGCACGAACGCGCCCGAGCTGGAGGACGAAGTCGCGCTCGCGAACATCGCGCTCGACCTGCTCGGCCAGGCGCGGCTGCTGCTTTCCCGTGCGGGCAAGGCGGACGGCTCCGGCCGCGGCGAGGACGAGTTGGCGTACTTCCGCGGCGAGCAGGAGTTCCGCAACGTCCGGTTCGCCGAACTCGACGGTGGCCATTTCGGACACCTCATCGCCCGGCTCGTCATTTTTTCCGCCTGGCGCCTTGCTTTGCTGCAACGCCTGGTGTCCAGCGAGGACCCGGTGCTCGCCGCGATCGCGGACAAGGGCGTCAAGGAGGTCGCCTACCACCGCGACTACGCGGCGCAGTGGGCGGTCCGCCTCGGCGACGGCACCGAGCTTTCGCACCGGCGCATGCAGGAGGGCTTCGACGCCGCGTGGTCCTATGTGGACGAACTGTTCCAGCCGCATCCGGACGAACTTGTCGACGCGTCCTCGGTGCGCGAGGAGGTCGACGCGGTGCTGGACCAGGTGTTCGCCGCCGCTACGCTGACCAGGCCGGAGCGTCCCGCGCTGATCGGCGTGTCCGGGCACACCGGCCGCGACGGCGTGCACACCGAGGCCATGGGCTACCTGCTCGCCGAGCTGCAGAGCGTGGCGAGGGCGCATCCGGACGCGACATGGTGA
- the paaB gene encoding 1,2-phenylacetyl-CoA epoxidase subunit PaaB → MKHDWPLYEVFVRGKRGLNHVHVGSLHAADDEMALHHARDLYTRRNEGVSIWVVRASEITASSPDEKDPFFAPSGDKVYRHPTFYDIPENVPHI, encoded by the coding sequence GTGAAACACGACTGGCCGTTGTACGAGGTGTTCGTGCGCGGGAAGCGCGGGCTGAACCACGTCCACGTCGGCTCGCTGCACGCCGCCGACGACGAGATGGCCCTGCACCACGCGCGCGATCTCTACACCCGCCGCAACGAGGGCGTCAGCATCTGGGTGGTCAGGGCTTCGGAGATCACCGCGTCGAGCCCGGACGAGAAGGACCCGTTCTTCGCGCCCAGCGGCGACAAGGTGTACCGGCATCCGACGTTCTACGACATTCCCGAGAACGTGCCGCACATATGA
- the paaA gene encoding 1,2-phenylacetyl-CoA epoxidase subunit PaaA, with translation MTVADQVSEKDLEALFEHTIERDQRVEPRDWVPEGYRKTMIRQIAQHAHSEIIGMQPEGNWITRAPSLRRKAILLAKVQDEAGHGLYLYSAAATLGADRADLTDKLITGRQKYSSIFNYPTLSFADVGVIGWLVDGAAICNQVPLCRSSYGPYARAMIRICKEESFHQRQGFELLMTMMRGTEGQREMVQDAVNRWWWPSLMMFGPPDADSPNTAQSMAWKVKRHTNDELRQRFVDMSVPQAEALGVTLPDPELRWNPDRGHHDFGAIDWDEFKQILKGNGPCNAQRIEQRRRAHDDGAWVREAATAHALKKQGER, from the coding sequence ATGACCGTCGCGGACCAAGTGTCCGAAAAGGACCTCGAAGCGCTCTTCGAGCACACCATCGAGCGCGACCAGCGGGTCGAGCCGCGCGACTGGGTGCCCGAGGGCTACCGCAAGACGATGATCAGGCAGATCGCGCAGCACGCGCATTCGGAGATCATCGGCATGCAGCCGGAGGGCAACTGGATCACCCGCGCTCCTTCGTTGCGGCGCAAGGCGATCCTGCTCGCGAAGGTCCAGGACGAGGCGGGGCACGGGCTGTACCTGTACTCCGCCGCCGCGACGCTCGGCGCCGACCGCGCCGATCTCACCGACAAGCTGATCACCGGTCGGCAGAAGTACTCGTCGATCTTCAACTACCCGACGCTGAGCTTCGCCGACGTCGGCGTGATCGGCTGGCTGGTGGACGGCGCGGCGATCTGCAACCAGGTCCCGCTGTGCCGCAGCTCGTACGGGCCGTACGCGCGGGCGATGATCCGCATCTGCAAGGAGGAGTCCTTCCACCAGCGGCAGGGCTTCGAGCTGCTGATGACCATGATGCGCGGCACCGAAGGCCAGCGCGAGATGGTGCAGGACGCGGTGAACCGGTGGTGGTGGCCGTCGCTGATGATGTTCGGCCCGCCCGACGCGGATTCGCCGAACACCGCGCAGTCCATGGCGTGGAAGGTCAAACGGCACACCAACGACGAACTGCGCCAGCGCTTCGTCGACATGTCCGTGCCGCAGGCCGAGGCGCTCGGCGTCACGCTGCCGGATCCCGAACTGCGCTGGAACCCCGATCGCGGGCACCACGACTTCGGCGCGATCGACTGGGACGAGTTCAAGCAGATCCTCAAGGGCAACGGCCCATGCAACGCGCAGCGGATCGAACAGCGGCGGCGCGCGCACGACGACGGCGCCTGGGTACGGGAAGCCGCCACGGCGCACGCGCTGAAGAAGCAGGGGGAGCGGTGA